From the Nostoc sp. PCC 7107 genome, the window GCCGCTTTGGGCAAGTTGACGGGTAAACCTTCTGAGCGAGTTAAAAATAACGTTGACATAATAAAAAATGTCAAAATCGCAAATATCACATCAATCATCGGTACAATGTTAATTTGCGGTGGTAAATCCGGCTCATCTTGTAGACGCATAGGTTCTGTCTCCTCGTTCATAGCGGCGGCGATAGAGCAGTTCTAATTGTCCACCATATTCTTGTATTGCGGCAATCTGGCGTTGATATAACCCGCGAAAGGTATTAGCAAATAAAAGTGTAAAAATAGCTACGACTAATCCTGAAGCTGTAGAAACTAGCGCTTCACTAATACCTGCGGTAACTCCTGTGGTCTGTGTCCCGCCTACATCACCCAAGTTTAATGATGCGAAAGAAGCAATCAAACCCAAAACAGTACCCAGTAGGCCTAAAAGTGGTGCAAGACCAATAATTGTGTCAAATATATTTTGAAAACGTTTGAGAACCGGGATTTCGGCTTGCGCTTCACTTTCTAAAGCGAGACGAAATTCTTCTGGGTTTGGTTCTTCTAGTTGCAGCGCCGCTAAAAAAATCCTTGTCATCGGCAAATCTGCATTCTTTTGCAATTTATCCAACGCGCCAACAACATTATCGAGGCGGTAGAGATTCAATACTTCTCTGACTACGCGATTTTGCCGAGTATTGATGCGATACCAAAAGCGGACTCGCTCGATAATTAAGGCAATTCCTACCACACTAAACACCAGCAGGGGCCACATGACCACGCCGCCTGCTTGAAACAGCTGATTCATGAACATGTAATATCTCTAGGAACTAAAATGGACAGCGTTACAGTTAGACTAGCAGTTTACGGTACTAAATGATATATCTTATCAATAAGCGATATAAAAAATACATAGCTATGTCAAGTTAAATTTATTTTTGATGACATGATTAATCGTCCTCTTTCAAAGTTTGAGTAGCTCAAGTTGTTACCAATTAAGTACTTACCTAGGCAGACATTGGCGAGAGGTTAACTAAGGTATGTTTAGCTTGATTGCCTGATTTAACCTACAGACCGTTTTATCAGAACTCATTAACTAATAAGAAATTGCAATAAATCAAAGCAGGTGTTGACTTGAAGTAAAAAAAAATACATCATTTAAGGTTTCCTATTCCCGCATTGTCTCATAGACTAGGGGCAGCAACCTTATTCAAAACTGGCTGAGGAAAGTGGAAATTGACTGAGACGAACAACTTAAACTCTTCCTTCCCGGATGTTTCCCGTAGAGAATTACGCGATTTGGTGCGGACTCAATTGCAAATGCTGCTAGAATCAGCCGATTTACAAGCAGCAAAAGCGATTCTTGTACCTGTACAACCTGCGGACATTGCTGAAGCTATTGAAGGTTTACCCGAAGCAATGCACGCTCTGGCTTTTCGTTTGCTTTCTAAGGATGAGGCGATCGCAGTTTATGAATATCTAGACTATAGCGTACAAGAACGGCTGATTGAAGAATTAAAAAGTCAAGAAGTCCGAGATATTGTCGATCAAATGTCCTCGGATGACAGGGCTAGGTTATTTGATGAGTTACCTGCAAAAGTTGTCAATCGTTTACTAGAACAATTAAGTCCTGTAGAACGTCAAGCGACAGCTTTGCTGTTGGGTTATGAACCTAATACAGCCGGGCGAATTATGACTCTAGAGTTTATTTCCCTGAAAGAAAATATTACAGTCACTCAGGCTCTAGAGCGAATTCGTCGTTTGGCTAGTGCCAGTGAAATCATTTATTATCTTTATGTCACCGATGCAGATAGAAGGTTAACAGGAATTGTATCTTTGCGAGATGTGGTAACATCTCAGCCAGAACAAATCATTGGTGAAATTATGACCCGTGATGTGGTATTTGTTCGCACAGATACAGACCAAGAAGAAGTAGCGAGAATAATTCAAAGATATGACTTTTTAGCTGTGCCTGTAGTAGATAAACAACAGCTTTTAGTGGGAATTGTCACAGTCGATGATGTCATTGATATTTTAGAAGAAGAAACCACCAAAGATATTTACGCTTTAGGTGGTGGTGTGCAGTCGAGTGGCGATAATTATTTCCAAATGAATTTAATGGAAGTAGCGCGTAAACGAGTGCTATGGTTATTTGTTTTATTAATCACTAATACGGTTACAGGCACAATTATTAAATCTCAAGAAGATATTTTAACCAAAGTAGTCACACTAACAGCCTTTATTCCTTTATTAACAGGGACTGGTGGTAACGTTGGCGCTCAATCTTCTACAGTAGTGATACGCGGGATGAACACAGATGAAATTCGTTCCCTTGGGCCATTGCAAGTAATTGGCAGAGAAGCGATCGCTGGTTTATTGTTAGGTGGTATGTTGGGGATAGTAGCTACAGTCTGGGCTTACTTTTTGCAAGGACGAATTGAAGTGGCGATCGCAGTCGGTAGTAGTTTAGTAGCAATTTCCATCTTAGCTTCTGTCTCTGGTTCCGCACTGCCATTTTTATTCCGGATGTTGCGCTTAGACCCAGCTTTAATGTCAGCACCATTTATCACTACAGCCGTCGATGTCTTAGGCGTTTTAATTTATTTCAATTTGGCACGGGTAATTTTAAAGTTGTAGACATTGCCATATCAACTACTCAAACATGAAACTTTTGATTCTCTCTGCGCCTTTGCGTCTCTGCGTGAGCAAATTCATCCCGCATTTATCAATTCCCCAAACTACTTAACTTCAAACCCCCGCAAACCTTCTGGTTCCTCATACTCAGTCACCACCTCCTGCACTATCGCCGCAGGTGGGACAGAGTGACACCAACGAATCATTTCCTCCACAACCACCCGCGCCCCTTCAAATACCGCTTCGACCCGGCTATCAGGAAGATTTCGTACCCAACCAGTTAAACCCAACTGGCTGGCGGTATCAACTGTTGCATAGCGATAGCCCACTCCTTGAACTCGGCCAGAAATTAAGACATGGGCGCGAATTATTTCTGGTAGTTGTGCTGAATCTTGCATAAACTGGTGAATTCTTTACGATTTCCAGTCTACCTGTTATGTGAATCTAGAACAAAATTTTAATTGCACACTCAAGTTTTGGTGGTTCAGTTTTTTCGCAAATGCAACTGCTGTAATAGTAGCCGAAGATAATGATAAATTATTGTTTGTACATCCTCATAATCAGCGGATGTCTGCATCCCTAATTACAGATCACCATCTATCAATCTGTTAATTTTAGAATTTGAATTCTGCCTTACTTATGTCTAATTTACCACCTTTAAATCCCGATACAATTTGGGGAATCCTCAAGGATCAAATTGATGACGCTACGGTCAATCAGTTAGTCTGGTACTATTTAGGATATCGCTATAACTCCACAACAAATAAATGGGAAAGTAACGAAGTTATCCTCGAATGGCGAGATGAATACCCAGAACCGCCTAATTTTCTCGAAAGTCGTCCTGCAACCATGAAGTTAACTCGTTCTATCCCCAAAGAATATAAACAGATTGTCAAAGAAAAATTGGGTTTTAAAGGTTATAAAATTGGGGAATTTACGCCCAGAGAAACACGCAGAGCCACAGCCGCTAATTGGTTGTTAAGTTATTGGCAGCAACAAAATCCAGAATTATAGTTATTTGAGAGGTTTAAAATATTCAATAAATCTTGAGTATTTAGGCTGAAGTCATAACGCAATGCCATGTAACTGCTCTAGCAATATTCAGTTGATATGAAAATATTTCAACTGAATATTATTTTTGAAAAATCATATATAAAATTATTTTCATTTATTTTAGAAAATCTATCGCCTGAAGGTAGATAGTTAATTATTGCCAAATATTCAGTAATTTTCGTAATTATCCTGCAAAAAACACCCATTTAGATATTATCTAGTATATCTATAGATAGAGGAAGTGATTGTTTAATTATTTCTGTAGACCGATTTGCAAATTGATTAATAATTACGAAAATACTGATATTCGCTTTATATACTTGAAAAATTTTTATGGCTAATTCCATTGAATTTACTTTATTTGCCCCTTATAACAAAGGCGCTGCATTAATTGCTTCTTTTTCTGATTGGCAAGAAATTTCAATGAAAAAAGGAGAAGATGGCTATTTTCGCACAACTGTAGAATTAGAAGATGGTGTTTATCAATATAAATTCCGTGTTCAGTCCAAATCATGGTTCTTTGAAGCAGATCAATGGGTAGAGGTAACAGATCCCTATGCAACTGATATTGACGAATTAGGCAGTAAAGATAATAGTGTAATCCGCATTAAAGATGGAAAAAAAATTGTTGATACTTACGTCTGGCATCATGATGATAAATCCTTACCAGCAGACCATGAATTAGTTATTTATGAATTACATGTTGGGGATTTTTCTGGTGGTGAAGATGACCCTTATGCTAGAGGTAAATATAAACACGTTATTGAAAAGTTAGATTATTTATGTGAGTTAGGAATTAACGCGATTGAGTTACTACCAGTTAAAGAATATCCTGGTGATCATAGTTGGGGTTATAATCCACGTTATTTTTTCGCAACTGAATCGAGTTATGGTTCTACAGAAGGGTTAAAGCAACTCATAGATGAATGCCATAACCGGGGTATTCGGGTGATTATGGATGGGATTTATAATCACTCAGAATCTTCTAGTCCCTTAACTCAAATAGATCATGATTATTGGTATCACCATGCGCCCCGTGACCCTGATAATAGCTGGGGGCCAGAATTTAATTATGAGTTATACGATGAAAATTTAGAGACTTATCCCGCACGCAAATTTATTGGTGATACAGTCCGTTTTTGGGTGCAAGAATATCATATAGATGGCATTCGCTACGATGCAGCTAGACAAATAGCAAATTATGATTTCATGCACTGGATAGTCCAAGAAGCGAAAAAAACTGCTGGTGCTAAACCTTTTTATAATGTTGCTGAACACATCCCAGAAACTACTAGTATTACCAATATTGATGGGCCGATGGATGGCTGTTGGCATGATAGTTTTATGCACACAGTCACAGCACATATTTGCGGTGATAGGTTTGATTTAGAAAACCTCAAGGATGTGATTGATCCGAAACGTCAAGGTTTCATGGGTGCGACTAATGTTGTTAATTATCTTACCAACCATGACCATAATCGCGTGATAGTTGAGTTAGGTAATCGAAACATTTTCGATGAAGAAGCTTTTAGGCGCATTAAATTAGGTGTGGCTATTTTGATGACGGCTGTTGGTGTACCTTTGGTATGGATGGGACAAGAGTTTGGCGAATACAAACCTAAAACACCAGAATCATCAAAAATTGATTGGACACTACTAGGTAATGATTTAAATCGGAGTTTATTTGATTACTACAAAGGCTTGATTCATTTACGGAAAAATAGTCATGCCTTATACACCGAAAATATTGATTTTATCCATGAAAACCCTGAAGCTAAGGTAGTGGCTTATAGCCGTTGGAATGATGAAGGTTCCCGTGTAGTTGTAGTAGCCAATTTTTCCGAAAACTTTTTAGGCGGCTATCATGTGCCTAACTTTCCTTGTGGCGGTACTTGGCATGAGTGGACTGCTAATTATGATGTTGAGGCTGGCGATGATGGGATTATAACTGATCTTGGCCCTTATGAAGCTAAAGTATTCGTTTGGCAATAACAGGATTCTCTGACATTGAGTTAGGCAGATTATAACGCAGTCAAGGGGGCTATATTTGCCCCCTTTTTATTTGTGATTAGATAGTGGGCGATCGCCAGCAATTATTCTCCTCCACAAGTACAATTAAACTATCAATAGACTCAGGAATAAAGTCTGTTTAAATAAAAATCCATGAATTGATTGTTGTGCTTTTGACCTAAAATGTGTATATTACTTTTCACTCCAGCAACGAGATCACCAAAATCTCCAGAGTCTCTCCATGCACAATAAATTATCTAATACTAACATTAAAAGTTCTCACATCTTATTAACGCCTCACGACGTTAAAACAAGATTGCCAATCACTAAATCGGCAGAACATACAGTTTTAAACTATAGAGAAGAACTAGAACATATTTTAGATTTTCAGGATAGTAGAAAATTTATTGTAGTTGGGCCTTGTTCTATCCACGACACAAAAGCAGCGATAGAATATGCTGAGAAATTAAAAATATTAGCTGATAAAGTCAAAGATAAACTCTTATTAGTTATGCGAGTTTACTTTGAAAAACCTAGAACAACAGTAGGCTGGAAAGGCTTAATTAATGACCCTGATATGGATGATTCTTTCCATGTAGAGAAAGGCTTATTAACTGCCAGAAGCTTGCTATTAAAAATTACAGAATTAGAATTACCCGCTGGTACAGAAGCCTTAGATCCCATCATCCCGCAATATATCAGTGAACTAATTACATGGTCAGCCATTGGGGCAAGAACCACAGAATCACAAACGCACCGGGAAATGTCTAGCGGACTTTCTATGCCCGTAGGTTTTAAAAATGGCACTGATGGGAATATTCAAGTAGCTTTAAATGCACTCCACTCAGCTAAAAGTCCTCATAACTTTTTAGGGATTAATAATAAAGGACAAGTCAGTGTTTTTCAAACGAAAGGGAATCCCTACGGTCATGTGATTTTACGTGGTGGAAATCAGCCTAATTACGATGCTGCTAATGTCAAATTAGTAGAAGACAAATTAAAAGAGTCTAATTTACCCCCAAGAATTGTGATTGACTGTAGTCATGGCAATACTAATAAAGACTACAAATTACAGTCTCAAGTATTTGAAGATGTGATTCAACAAATCGTTGATGGTAATACTTCAATAGTGGGGATGATGTTGGAATCGCATTTATATGAAGGCAATCAACCATTAAATTGCCAGCCAGAAGAATTAAAGTATGGGGTTTCTGTAACCGATAAATGTATTGGTTGGGAAGAAACAGAAAAAATTATTTTGGCAGCCCATGAAAAATTGAGGTAGTAGTAGAGACGTTGCATTGCAACGTCTCTAGATTAGTTTTACATAATCGTGCTAATTTCTTTCAAATAAACTCTGGTAAATGGTTCATCTTCTCCCAAGGTATAGTCTTCAATCAATCCCTTGCGTTTGATTGAAATATCATTGCCTTTTTTAATTACTACTGTAGAACCATCAACCAAATCACGCACTAACATCATTTCGGTTTCAGTGGGGTTATCTAAAATGACAATGTTGCTACCTTGATAGAACATTCCCTCTGTGTTCAAAGTCTCTGATTCATACTCAGCAATTAACAAATCTAGTTTGGGATTCCGCAGCAAACTTTGGAGATTACTGTTGTAATCTGGGCGAAGAACTTTTTGTGAGCGATTAACAAAAACAGCTTCACGACAAACAGCGCCTATTGTCCATTCAGGATGTTGTAATAAAATATGGTCAATTGTTGTTTGTAGTTCCTGAACGGAGATTTTGTTAAAGGTGATAGTGGGAATTCTGGCATCAATACCCGACGCAAAAAACGTTTCGAGGATGCGGGATGGAACATCAACGCTTTCACCCACGGCTGGGTTGAGGTGCATTAAAATACCTGGTGCGGCATTAATTTCCAAGATAGCAAAGTTACCCTGTTTCCAAGACTCCGCTAAATCTTCGGTAATCACATCAATACCCAGACAAGTTAGGCGAAAATGTTGGGCAATGTCTTGAGCCAGGATAATATTATCATCATGAATTGTATGGGTGGCATTGATACTCACGCCACCAGCAGAAAGATTGGCAACTTTCCGCAAGTAGATAGTCCGACTTTTTTCGAGAATACTCTTCAAAGACAGACGCTGTTCTTCTAGATACAACTCCATCGCCTCATCAATTTGAATTTTGCTCATTGCTGAGGTGGGTGAATCTAAACGTTCAGGTTTGCGATTTTCTTGACGAATTAATTCGTTAATGCTGGAGTAACCATCACCTGTTATTGATGCTGGACGGCGTTCTGTGGCGGCGACAAATTTGCCGTTAACACACAGTAAGCGAAAATCTTTACCAGCAATGCTTTTTTCGACAATTATGCGTGTGGATTGATTGTCGGGAATTGCAGCAAAGGCGCGACCGTAAGCAGATTCTAACTCGTAGGAGTCTTGTACTTCGGCGGTGACACCTATTCCTTTGTGACCAACAACAGGTTTTACCGCTACTGGGTAGCCAATTTCTCTAGCCACTATCAAGGCTTCCTTTTCACTAGTGACAATTTCACCTTTGGGAACTGGAAAGCCTAAATTACCCAAAAAGTCTTTACAATCATCTTTGCGGGTGGTGAAGTCAGAATCTATATGACTATCACAGTCAAAGGTGGTGGCGACACCACGAACTTGTTTTTTTCCCCAGCCGTATTGCATCAGTCCTTCATCCCAAAGATAAAAGGCGGGGATACCTTTTTCGTCGGCGGTGCGTAATAAGGCGTAGACTGTGGGGCCACCATAGACAGATTCGCGGAATCTGGTTTGTAAGTTTACTAGTTGCTCATCAAAGAGAAAATCTTCGTCTTGACCGATCGCTTCAAACCAATCCCACACACAATAAATTACGGCTCTAGTTGTGCGGGGATGCAGCGATTGAATGCTAATGCGAGTAAACTTGTCCTCTGGCTTGACATTGAAGTGGGTGAGGTGCAAATCCATTTCCAGCTTTCCCACTTCTGAGGCGGTGCGTGCAAACAAATGGGCGTAAGATTCATAAGTTTGATTGCCTATAAGGGGATAGCGATCGCTAATTTTGGCAACATAATCTTCTATGGGCAAAGGTTCTCTATACCCAGTCAGCGCCACATCAAATACTAATGCTCCTCTATCTAGATAGGGGTTCGGCCCGGCGTAATGCTGGAAGTTGAAAACATCAAACACATCTGTTCTTCTGGCATTTACACGGACTAAATTGGTGCTTTTTTCTTGAATCATTGATTCTCAACCTTTGCTAAACACCCTGAAGTTTCAACTTTAATTTGTGGTTGCTTAGACTCAATCAATTATTGTAGATTGATTCAATTTAACTTGGACAAGCTGTAACTTTGTCTTTGACTTTGTTAACCTCACCCTAATTGTAGTCATTAAGTATTTTCAACTATCTCAGGGCATAATTAAATTCATCCAATATTGAAGAAAAACAATAGCATCTTACACGTAATTGGCAATGATAAAAATATACCCTTTGAAGGGTGATTTTTTTTTGAGAAAAAGATATAAGTAGAAAAATATGGTTTCGAGGAGACAGCCAAATATGAATAGCACAAAAGCTGATCTCAGAGATGAAGTTAGAGAACTTGCCGAGGAAGCTTTTCATTGTAAGCTGATTTCGGGCTATGGAGATGGCCCAGATATCAACGAATTTCAAATTGTCTACCAAGGTAAACCAAGACATTTACCTCTGGAACAAGCACGTTTATTTTTAGTGAACTTGCTTTACAAAATTCGTCCGCAGTAGGATTTTTTTTTAGATGTGTAGATGACTATACTCAAATTCATTGAGCTAAGACAATCCAAAATCCAGTTATAACGCTTCTCTGTTCAGCTTTATCATCGTTGATCAAGCAGATAAAATAGTGCCTAAAAACTATGAGGTTTTAGTGCGATTACTTGAGAAGAGTTATACGTAAACTATTACTACCTGAGTAATTGGTAATTCCGCCAAATGAATTACCAATTACCAAAGATGCTGAATTTAGCAAAAATTCATTATATATAAAGTTATATAATTTAACTTTTACGAGTAAAAATTAATCTGCCCAATGGCTGATTTGATTGGGGTAATTGTCATGGTTTATTGAAATTAATCTAAATTTAATTCTTAATCCGGTTATTCGAGGGGCATTATGACAGAAGCTACACATAAACGCCAGTTGCTAATTATTGGTGGAGCAGAAGATAAAGAAGGTGATTGTCAGATTCTGCGAGAGTTTGTCCGTCGTGCTGGGGGTACAAAAGCCAATATTGTAATTATGACGGCTGCCACAGAACTGCCTAGGGAAGTGGGAGAAAATTATATTAGAGTTTTTGGACGGCTAGGTGCAGAAAATGTTCGCATTATTGACACTGAAACCCGTGAAGATGCTAAGTCTTCTACTGCTTTAGAAGCAATTAGTAAGGCAACTGGGGTATTTTTTACTGGAGGAGACCAAGCGCGAATTACTGGTATTCTCAAGGATACCGAAATCGATGCGGCTATTCACCAACGCTACGCTGAAGGTGCGGTTGTAGCAGGGACTAGTGCGGGTGCGGCTGTGATGCCCGATAAAATGATTGTTGAGGGTGATTCTCAGAGTACACCACGGATGGAAATTGTGGAAATGGGGCCAGGTATGGGTTTTCTGCCAGGGGTAGTTATTGACCAACATTTCTTGCAACGGGGACGCTTAGGACGTTTAATTACAGCTTTAGTCCGTGAACCTGCGGTGTTAGGATTTGGGATTGATGAGAATACAGCGATCGCAGTTACTGATGACCAAATCGAAGTTATTGGTGAAGGTTCGGTCACAATTGTGGATGAATCGGAATCTACATATAACAATGCAGACCAAATTCTCCGGGATGAACCTCTAGCAATCTGCGGTGCGAAGCTGCATATCCTACCAAATGGTTATAA encodes:
- a CDS encoding MotA/TolQ/ExbB proton channel family protein, which translates into the protein MFMNQLFQAGGVVMWPLLVFSVVGIALIIERVRFWYRINTRQNRVVREVLNLYRLDNVVGALDKLQKNADLPMTRIFLAALQLEEPNPEEFRLALESEAQAEIPVLKRFQNIFDTIIGLAPLLGLLGTVLGLIASFASLNLGDVGGTQTTGVTAGISEALVSTASGLVVAIFTLLFANTFRGLYQRQIAAIQEYGGQLELLYRRRYERGDRTYASTR
- the mgtE gene encoding magnesium transporter, which codes for MTETNNLNSSFPDVSRRELRDLVRTQLQMLLESADLQAAKAILVPVQPADIAEAIEGLPEAMHALAFRLLSKDEAIAVYEYLDYSVQERLIEELKSQEVRDIVDQMSSDDRARLFDELPAKVVNRLLEQLSPVERQATALLLGYEPNTAGRIMTLEFISLKENITVTQALERIRRLASASEIIYYLYVTDADRRLTGIVSLRDVVTSQPEQIIGEIMTRDVVFVRTDTDQEEVARIIQRYDFLAVPVVDKQQLLVGIVTVDDVIDILEEETTKDIYALGGGVQSSGDNYFQMNLMEVARKRVLWLFVLLITNTVTGTIIKSQEDILTKVVTLTAFIPLLTGTGGNVGAQSSTVVIRGMNTDEIRSLGPLQVIGREAIAGLLLGGMLGIVATVWAYFLQGRIEVAIAVGSSLVAISILASVSGSALPFLFRMLRLDPALMSAPFITTAVDVLGVLIYFNLARVILKL
- a CDS encoding acylphosphatase, encoding MQDSAQLPEIIRAHVLISGRVQGVGYRYATVDTASQLGLTGWVRNLPDSRVEAVFEGARVVVEEMIRWCHSVPPAAIVQEVVTEYEEPEGLRGFEVK
- a CDS encoding DUF1823 family protein yields the protein MSNLPPLNPDTIWGILKDQIDDATVNQLVWYYLGYRYNSTTNKWESNEVILEWRDEYPEPPNFLESRPATMKLTRSIPKEYKQIVKEKLGFKGYKIGEFTPRETRRATAANWLLSYWQQQNPEL
- a CDS encoding alpha-amylase family glycosyl hydrolase, producing the protein MANSIEFTLFAPYNKGAALIASFSDWQEISMKKGEDGYFRTTVELEDGVYQYKFRVQSKSWFFEADQWVEVTDPYATDIDELGSKDNSVIRIKDGKKIVDTYVWHHDDKSLPADHELVIYELHVGDFSGGEDDPYARGKYKHVIEKLDYLCELGINAIELLPVKEYPGDHSWGYNPRYFFATESSYGSTEGLKQLIDECHNRGIRVIMDGIYNHSESSSPLTQIDHDYWYHHAPRDPDNSWGPEFNYELYDENLETYPARKFIGDTVRFWVQEYHIDGIRYDAARQIANYDFMHWIVQEAKKTAGAKPFYNVAEHIPETTSITNIDGPMDGCWHDSFMHTVTAHICGDRFDLENLKDVIDPKRQGFMGATNVVNYLTNHDHNRVIVELGNRNIFDEEAFRRIKLGVAILMTAVGVPLVWMGQEFGEYKPKTPESSKIDWTLLGNDLNRSLFDYYKGLIHLRKNSHALYTENIDFIHENPEAKVVAYSRWNDEGSRVVVVANFSENFLGGYHVPNFPCGGTWHEWTANYDVEAGDDGIITDLGPYEAKVFVWQ
- a CDS encoding 3-deoxy-7-phosphoheptulonate synthase, with product MHNKLSNTNIKSSHILLTPHDVKTRLPITKSAEHTVLNYREELEHILDFQDSRKFIVVGPCSIHDTKAAIEYAEKLKILADKVKDKLLLVMRVYFEKPRTTVGWKGLINDPDMDDSFHVEKGLLTARSLLLKITELELPAGTEALDPIIPQYISELITWSAIGARTTESQTHREMSSGLSMPVGFKNGTDGNIQVALNALHSAKSPHNFLGINNKGQVSVFQTKGNPYGHVILRGGNQPNYDAANVKLVEDKLKESNLPPRIVIDCSHGNTNKDYKLQSQVFEDVIQQIVDGNTSIVGMMLESHLYEGNQPLNCQPEELKYGVSVTDKCIGWEETEKIILAAHEKLR
- a CDS encoding cyanophycin synthase, whose product is MIQEKSTNLVRVNARRTDVFDVFNFQHYAGPNPYLDRGALVFDVALTGYREPLPIEDYVAKISDRYPLIGNQTYESYAHLFARTASEVGKLEMDLHLTHFNVKPEDKFTRISIQSLHPRTTRAVIYCVWDWFEAIGQDEDFLFDEQLVNLQTRFRESVYGGPTVYALLRTADEKGIPAFYLWDEGLMQYGWGKKQVRGVATTFDCDSHIDSDFTTRKDDCKDFLGNLGFPVPKGEIVTSEKEALIVAREIGYPVAVKPVVGHKGIGVTAEVQDSYELESAYGRAFAAIPDNQSTRIIVEKSIAGKDFRLLCVNGKFVAATERRPASITGDGYSSINELIRQENRKPERLDSPTSAMSKIQIDEAMELYLEEQRLSLKSILEKSRTIYLRKVANLSAGGVSINATHTIHDDNIILAQDIAQHFRLTCLGIDVITEDLAESWKQGNFAILEINAAPGILMHLNPAVGESVDVPSRILETFFASGIDARIPTITFNKISVQELQTTIDHILLQHPEWTIGAVCREAVFVNRSQKVLRPDYNSNLQSLLRNPKLDLLIAEYESETLNTEGMFYQGSNIVILDNPTETEMMLVRDLVDGSTVVIKKGNDISIKRKGLIEDYTLGEDEPFTRVYLKEISTIM
- a CDS encoding cyanophycinase, whose amino-acid sequence is MTEATHKRQLLIIGGAEDKEGDCQILREFVRRAGGTKANIVIMTAATELPREVGENYIRVFGRLGAENVRIIDTETREDAKSSTALEAISKATGVFFTGGDQARITGILKDTEIDAAIHQRYAEGAVVAGTSAGAAVMPDKMIVEGDSQSTPRMEIVEMGPGMGFLPGVVIDQHFLQRGRLGRLITALVREPAVLGFGIDENTAIAVTDDQIEVIGEGSVTIVDESESTYNNADQILRDEPLAICGAKLHILPNGYKFNLKTRQPILTNGVVASEAVNESVGV